The DNA window CGCAGACCAGCGGTAATCACGTGACGCCAAGCTCAACCGGCACGCAGGCGCCACTTCCTGCCGGCAAGGTCGTCACAGCGCCACCTGGCATCCAGAACAAGCCAATCGTGGTCCATAAGGGCGAAGTTTTCGATGGCAAGGGTCAAACGTACATCGGTGGCCCCGGCTTGGGCGACGGCTCCCAGAACGAGCACCAGCAGCCGCTGTTCGTCGTCGAGGACGGAGGCAGCCTCTGCAACGTCCACATGAACGGCAGCGGCGATGGTGTGCATTTCATTGGCAGCGGCAAGATGGTCAACTGCGTCAACGAGGATGTCAGCGAAGATGCCGTCACCATCGATGGGGCGGGCAACCGCGCGCACGATGCCGGAATTGCCGGTTGCGGTGAGACCGTCAACGGCCGCCCCAAGGTCGAGATCATCAATTGCACGTTCAACAACGCCTCGGACAAGGTGGTGCAGGACAACGGGTCTGCCGACGTGGTGATGTCGGGTGACACCGTCAACGGCGCCGGAAAGGTTTTCCGTACCAACGGTGGACACGGCGATATCGACTCGAGCCTTGAGATCGAAAACTGCAAGTTCAATCAAGTCAAGGA is part of the Xanthomonas fragariae genome and encodes:
- a CDS encoding pectate lyase yields the protein MNLAISSNSTASLQPYSSSPSQQQALSTLIMSMLTFCIQRMVSDMMQATNQSSNGFKSPNETSQSPSTPQSYQPYSTNPGGQYGSGSGSGSGSGNGGSSYSGTGNGSSTTKQTYPTTNSQTSGNHVTPSSTGTQAPLPAGKVVTAPPGIQNKPIVVHKGEVFDGKGQTYIGGPGLGDGSQNEHQQPLFVVEDGGSLCNVHMNGSGDGVHFIGSGKMVNCVNEDVSEDAVTIDGAGNRAHDAGIAGCGETVNGRPKVEIINCTFNNASDKVVQDNGSADVVMSGDTVNGAGKVFRTNGGHGDIDSSLEIENCKFNQVKESVFRTDALNATVKMSNLTTDAPKEVIAPSASQAIGATRIGYKPYTG